From the genome of Pelobates fuscus isolate aPelFus1 chromosome 6, aPelFus1.pri, whole genome shotgun sequence, one region includes:
- the LOC134565839 gene encoding keratin, type I cytoskeletal 19-like, whose amino-acid sequence MPQSQLKHLQSFHGLFRASSHSNGHSSKIPNYASTIHHGDVYNAHHQGLNKFHHGTPSVHSGSAKLNVFSKLSSYGHGYDSGKHLSHNHEGSFSSFSSHSGHSGWKNDGLLNVNEKETMQLLNERLASYLEKVRSLEQENANLEKKICEWYEKYSHEVLPDFEHYYKTIEELQNKITASKVENARIVLEIDNAGLAADDFRNKYEMECRLRSNIEADVNGLRRILEGLAIERNDLEMQVQNLQEELQQMKKTHEEEVTSLRTQLGARINVQVDAAPSVDLNRALSDVREQYENLMERNLREVENMFLTRSEELNRQVTSGSEQLQSVQTDVIDLKRCIQTLEIELKSQQSLKSALECTLAETEASFQSQLNQLQHMIDNVEEQLVQIRSDLEHQIHEYKILMDHKALLEMEIDTYKSLMEGHDIHVPENKHKMMKEMSINNAKQHVTTHHDLEHGKAVPSPEHEMQNKGCV is encoded by the exons ATGCCTCAAAGTCAACTCAAGCACCTTCAGTCCTTCCATGGACTATTCAGGGCAAGCAGCCACAGCAATGGCCATTCTTCAAAAATTCCAAACTATGCCTCAACTATCCATCATGGAGATGTCTACAATGCGCATCATCAAGGGCTCAATAAGTTCCACCATGGCACTCCATCTGTTCATTCAGGTTCGGCTAAATTAAATGTATTCTCCAAACTGTCATCTTATGGTCATGGATATGATTCTGGAAAACATCTAAGCCACAATCATGAAGGTAGCTTTAGCAGTTTTTCGAGTCACAGTGGCCACAGTGGTTGGAAGAATGATGGCTTGCTCAATGTTAATGAGAAGGAAACCATGCAACTCCTTAACGAGAGATTGGCATCTTACCTGGAAAAGGTCCGCTCACTGGAACAGGAAAATGCTAACTTGGAGAAGAAGATCTGTGAATGGTATGAAAAATATTCACATGAAGTTCTGCCTGACTTTGAGCATTATTATAAAACTATTGAAGAACTTCAGAATAAG ATTACAGCATCCAAAGTGGAAAATGCAAGAATTGTACTTGAGATAGACAACGCAGGATTGGCTGCTGATGACTTCAGAAACAA GTATGAGATGGAATGTAGGCTGAGGAGCAACATTGAAGCAGATGTGAATGGTCTTCGTAGAATTCTAGAAGGACTAGCCATTGAGAGAAATGACCTAGAGATGCAAGTTCAGAACCTTCAGGAAGAACTACAGCAGATGAAGAAAACTCATGAAGAG GAAGTGACGAGTTTACGTACTCAGCTGGGAGCCAGGATCAATGTGCAAGTGGATGCTGCCCCATCTGTGGATCTTAATAGAGCTCTGTCTGATGTCAGAGAACAGTATGAAAACTTGATGGAGAGAAATCTGAGGGAGGTTGAGAACATGTTTCTTACAAGG AGTGAAGAGTTGAATCGTCAGGTGACATCTGGTTCAGAGCAGCTACAGTCTGTCCAGACGGATGTCATTGATTTAAAACGTTGCATACAAACTCTGGAGATTGAACTGAAGAGCCAGCAGAGCCTG AAATCAGCTCTTGAGTGCACCTTGGCTGAGACAGAGGCAAGCTTCCAATCTCAGCTCAATCAGTTACAACATATGATAGACAATGTGGAAGAACAACTAGTTCAAATACGATCTGATCTAGAACATCAAATTCATGAATATAAAATACTAATGGATCACAAGGCACTTCTGGAGATGGAGATCGACACTTATAAATCCCTGATGGAGGGTCATGACATACA TGTCCcagaaaacaaacacaaaatgatGAAAGAAA